The Longimicrobiaceae bacterium genome includes a region encoding these proteins:
- a CDS encoding shikimate kinase: MPASNENDRVALPPFVVRRVVLLGYMTAGKSTVGAALARRLEWGYLDFDVEIEHREGRTVKEIIDAQGQDHFRGLEAALTREAADASFNVLAPGGGWITRPELLDSLGAGTLSVWLRVSAEETLRRLKADTIDRPFKDHPDPLPMISQMLADREPLYRLAGLTVPVD, translated from the coding sequence GTGCCCGCCAGCAACGAGAACGACCGCGTCGCGCTCCCGCCGTTCGTGGTCCGGCGCGTGGTGCTGCTGGGGTACATGACCGCCGGCAAGAGCACCGTGGGCGCGGCGCTCGCGCGGAGGCTGGAGTGGGGCTATCTGGATTTCGACGTGGAGATAGAACACCGGGAGGGGCGCACCGTCAAGGAGATCATCGACGCGCAGGGCCAGGATCACTTCCGCGGCCTGGAAGCCGCCCTCACCCGCGAGGCCGCCGACGCGTCGTTCAACGTTCTCGCACCGGGCGGCGGCTGGATCACCCGTCCGGAGCTGCTGGACTCGCTGGGTGCCGGCACGCTCTCCGTCTGGCTGCGCGTGTCGGCCGAAGAGACGCTGCGCCGCCTGAAGGCCGACACCATCGACCGGCCGTTCAAGGACCATCCGGACCCGCTGCCCATGATCTCGCAGATGCTGGCCGACCGTGAGCCGCTGTACCGCCTCGCCGGCCTCACCGTCCCCGTAGAC